From the Argentina anserina chromosome 3, drPotAnse1.1, whole genome shotgun sequence genome, the window CTAGTTCACTCTAGGCTCTCACTGACAGAGttaaaacacacaaaaaaaggGGAGGAAATTCATCGTCGGTGGCAACTGGAAATGCGTATGTCTCTTATTCTACGCTTCCTTGTATGCTTTTGTGTTTCATGTTTTGTCCCATCGACATGTTATACAAACTTGATTTCATTGGGTGAGTTTTGCTTGCATATCATCGAACCCTTTTGATGTAAATTAgactcaagaggcaatactagTGACCCAGTACTGAGTTTATGTCAATAATCATGAGAGTAGTGTTTTTGGTGTTAAGTTTCTGATAAGTAACTGTGGGTTATTCAGAATGGGACAACTTCAGATGTGAAGAAGATTGTCACCATATTGAATGAAGCTGAAGTCCCTTCAGAAGATGTTGTGGGTAAGTTTTAATTCTCTTTTGTACTAATTTGATTTTGACACTTATGTTAGTTTGCATCATATAAAAGAGGACCTTGTAGAGTGTTGTCatgtttttcagtttttgatGGAGCTGTGCTTTTACTATTATTGCAGAGGTTGTTGTGAGCCCtccttttgtgtttcttgCTTATGTGAAAAGCTTATTGCGGTCTGATTTCCATGTTGCGGTACAGAACTGTTGGGTTCGGAACGGTGGTGCTTTACTGGGGAAATTAGGTGTGTTTGATTCCAGTTTTATACTTATAGGGGTGTGCAGTTTGGCCAGTAAGGAATTTTATTACAAACTGATCAGTTTCTTGTATGCTCAGTGCTGAGATGCTGGTCAATTTGGGGAATCCCTGGGTCATTATTGGGCATTCTGAGAGAAGCCAACTTCTAAATGAATCCAATGAGGTAATGAGGGCTGTTGACCTTGCATCTTTGCTTTCTAGTTTCTAGCATGTAGTGTGTTGCAACTTTGCATAATCAGTTAGTGATCTTGTGGTTCTCTTTCTGAATGCAGTTTGTAGGGGACAAAGTCGCATGTGCACTTTCTCAAGGCTTGAAACTTATTGCTTGTGTTGGAGAGACTCTTGAGCAGCGAGAATCGGGATCCACAGTAGCTGTGGTTGCCGCACGAACGAAAGCAATAGTAGGTAGTCTTTAAGTAGCAAGATTCTCATGTTCATCTTTTGGTCTGGTATAATGTCTTTGGTTTAGCAGGAGTATTTTACCCATAGATTTATTTTACACGGGTTCAAAAATTTGATTACACCAGCTGATTCACCTCACCCGTTTTCTATTCCAGATAAAGTATCAAATTGTGAGAACATTGTTTTGGCATATGAACCAGTCTGGGCCATCGGAACTGGGAAGGTTGCAACCTCTGAGCAGGCGCAAAAAGTAAGTGTGGTTGAGTCGGACGTAACATGTTTTGTGTTCTGTTGTGTCATTGATCTCCTCGTTCTTGCAATTTGTAAACTTTTGTAGAGTTTGGCATTTTGCATTGTTATATATGCCCTGGTCACTCAACTTTCTTTGTTTGTATCAGCTAACAATAGCCGGAAGATGAATTTGAACCTAGAGCTTCATCTTTGCACAAGATGTGCCTCTTTTGGTTAATCTTAAATATTTAGGGTgaatatttacatatttgactTCAGCATTAATAGTGGGGGAGGAAATTGGACTCTTGTCAAGTGAGTTACATCGGTTTATGAGCGTAAATGCTGAGTCTTGGATTTTGGTCGTGCTCGAGTTATTAGAGGGGGTAATTGATATCTTCGGACAAATTGAATGACGGAGTCTGGCAAGCACGCCTCTCTACCACAGCTCTGTCTTACTACTTGTGGCATATTCGACCTGGTTGGTCTATTCATGCTTATACTCTGGAAACCATATCAATCATCAAAGCAATCTTATTGAGCTTCTATATGCATTTTGCATGGCTACTATGCATTCTTCTTATGGTAGCAAGAACTAGTATGTTAACATTGATTCTCAACACTCCAAAACGTAAACATTGGATGCTCAATATCCCCCAAACTATATTAGTTTATAATCAAATGTTCGATGGTTTGGTGTAACATCAGTTTTACAGTAGCAGACTCCTGTGTGCAACTCAGTTTTGAAAATCCTTTGTATAGATTTGTGGTCAAAagaatctcaaatatattgtggCTGGCCTTCGTTTACATATCATCATGGTTATATATACTACTGACATCTTAATGAGTTGAGGTTATTAATGAGTGTTATTTTCCCCCAATTCAGGTCCATTTTGAATTGAGAAAATGGCTCAAAGATAATGTCAGTGCTGAAGTTGCTGCATCAGCCAGAGTTATTTATGGAGGTACTCTTCATCTATAAGCAATGACTCTGTCCAAATACATCCTCCCTCTACTTGTGTTTGAATCTTTGGTAGCATTAAATTACCAACTAATCATCGGAATACAATAAATGTTAAGCCACCAGGAGTGATCTTTATTGAGAAGCATAGCATGAGTGTGGCTGGTTGGTTTGTGTTGCCCTGGTCAGTACTTTCCACCACAAGTCAGTTTTCGATGCTGATTGTTGAGTCACCCACTCtgaaatatttgatttatAGGACTCCAAATCATGTAATTCTAGAACATACTGAACCAAAATTTGTTGACCGGGTTGGTTCAGACTTTTGGTCTGAGACACCCAAGGTGGGTGCTTATATTTCTGTCTTCTTGGAAAATTAATTAAGGCAGTATGTCAAAGGTGAAACCCAAAATTGATTCAATGAACTGGTTCTTAGAATCATACAACACAAGTTGTTTAATACTCTAGTCTAAAAGAATGTCATCTTTAGGTTATGTATTGGAGCAAATTGCAAAGAATTGGCAACACAACCAGACGTGGATGGGTTTTTGGTTGGCGGAGCTTCCCTTAaggttgttattttttctATATTCTTTGTCTCAGCTgtatgttttctttctttcaactTGGTTACTGATTCTTTTATGCATGTTTTATTCGATTAGCCGGAGTTCATTGACATTATCAAGTCCGCCACAGTAAAGAAGGATGACTGGGGCTCAGTAGTGTTTGTCTAGCTTCAAGAAAGTTGTGATTTATCGAGTTGTTAACTAAATTACTTGGGCAAGAAGGAAGGGAACTTTTCCAGCACATTCAATGTAAGAACtaataagtaaataaataaatatatatatatatataatatatatatatatatgtgtgtgtgtgcttgTAAGAATTCCTGGATTTGGGAAGTTGTATGAGGCAATCCATTTGGTGTGGACAAATGGAAATAAACGGATATGATCATGTGCTTTTCTGTTGATTCCACTTCCAGTTGTGTGGAGATCTTTCCCTAGTTTGCATATCTTGATTTTGCATGATATCTGTTAGAATTTGGGATATTATGCTTCCTAACTTTTTGGGCAGGAGAATCATTGTATTGTACACCTCAAACGGAGGTATGGCTTAATTTGATACTTAGTAGTTAGTATTACTCCTCCCATCACATCAATTTGGAGGAACAGACTTGTGGAGTCACGGTTATTCTCATTAGCAAGTAACATTTGTACACTTGTAGTCTCAGAGATGCTTGATGATGGccataatatttattttcacaCATACAATCCAACCAAAAATCCAAACAAGTAAAGCAGCGGAAGCACAATGATCATCTCTAGTCTTCCTCTCAACTTTCGTTTCCTATTCCTCTCCAGGTTATCTTCTGCGAACACAATATTCCTTCCACATTTGCAGGTACACTTTCATATGAAAACTTAGAGATAAAATAACTTCAGGTGGCTCTTGTCTGCCTCAATATTCAAAATCCCCTTTCCGGATTGCACCCTAGAGTCTACACCAAATTTTACACCCATAACAACTTTCCGATATATTAGTACAATCCAAGAGACAACTAGAGCATGCAATCATGATAATATTCTGAATGCAACTCATATAAACCAATGCACTAAAAATTGTCCCCAATCATTATGATTTTCATCTCTATGTAGGAAAAGCAAATACTAGTCGTACCGACAATTTCAAGTTGTTCATAGATTTGATATAATCTTAAGCGTCGCACACGCTCTCAATGGATTCATATTGTCAATGCAAGTGATCAAGATCGCAAGGTCATTGATTGATAAGGATCTCACAGTCTCACAGCTACACGTGCATACTCAAATGATTATTCATTGTAGGAGAAGCAACCCTACTTGAACATTACGACTCTTCGGTTGGATTTTGGTCTATTCGGTTCGATTTTGAATATGAATCAGGAACTGAATTGAATTTTCGGTTCAGTTCAATTCAGTTCACGTATGTAaaactgaaaactgaaaactgaacttatcggttcggttcagttttttttcgggtttttttatttttgaaaaaaaaaattgaattaattaaaattgacATATTGAATGTTTTGAagtttttcccttttttttacttatttgaaaaaattataaatatgaatatataacTACAATACAACCGAAAAAATGAGggtttaaatttaatattataGGCAACATACCACTCTTAATCCTTTATTTACACGACATCTTGAAAATTTATAgatgcatatatgtatataactatgtatataaatatatttataaaaaatgtgtatatatatatatgcatatatattcttatatatatattaaaaaatatttattcttatattatattgaggcggatttagtaattacacatccgcttatatatatatgtgtatgtttgttttaacaaacttatttgaaacatacatatatgagcctacatatatatacatagatgattatatatacatatataacactacaaaatagaaacatataattatatatgatataaaacctaaaatcatattaatcaaatcaaatattcggCAAGACAAACATAAAACGacattgttttatgaacaGTTCGGTttttcagttcggttcggtttcttatgtgccaaaatcagaaaccaaaccacttgattcggttcagttcggtttgtgtttggttcggtttttttcgacTTTGGctcaattttcggtttttcggttcgaaAGTGCCACCCCTACTTCAATATACGATTGGCTTAAAAACATGAACAAGTGAAGCAAATCTCTGAACCAAACTTAGTTTTTATGAACAACTACCTTCTGTTTGTTGCTACTGGTCCTCCTCCCCACTGGCATGTAGCTACCCGTTCTTATTTTCTGCTTTAGAAGTTGATTCTTCATTGTTGTaagttttttatattttacttttgaggGAGCGCCGTGCCGGTGCAGCAGTTGCCCTAGTCGATCAGAGggtgttttttcttcttcttttttgatcACGATAAACACTTAGttttatgaaaatattttcGATAATAGTATTTCTTATTTTCGTTCCTACTGACTATTGTTTACTTTATTTGTATTGCTTGATAATAAAGCCATTGACTTAATGACTTGGGGGCATTTTGTGGGTTGACTTATATGGTCATGTCTATCATCAGTTCATTTTAGACAAAATATCCATCAGTATGTACCTGGTTGTGTACGGTCTCCAAAGGTTAAATTTTATGGAAGACTAAAACAAAGGTCTTTGGATCGTGCATCATGGCATCAAATAAGTGACTTCTTCAGCACTTATAGCATATGACCATATCAGCACTTACTTTTGTGAATCATAGTACCATATTATTGGCCTTTCCACTAATTAATCATATTCCTTACCAGCTGCAAACTGTTTGGGGCTTCCGGATCAATATAAGTTGCGTCAAGTTGGATTTAATAGAAATCGGAACATCGATGCAAGAGGAGTTGAACCACATGGAAGATTAAAATAGACGAAAATTAGGCTAAGTAATTAATGCATGGTGATTgattgaaattatatattattagcCGGGCGTACCATGGTCAATTACAAgcaatttttttatcaataatTACAAGCAAATTTGATCGATGAATGTTTTTACAGATGTGTTcagaagtttttgttttttgtttttaaaaagtGTTCAGAAGAATTGTTATTGATCAAGTTCGCGAAAGTTGGTCAAAACAACAGTCGTTTATCTAGTAAATAAACACTTGGTTTCTCATACATTAATTGCATCAGATACCTGAACATACTGCTCCTAAACAAAAACCAGATCAACCAAACTTTCGAACACAATTGAGATCGAAATTGAAATTCGAGAAAAACAAAGAGCCCAATATGCAATTATAAGTATTGATCGACGGCATCTCTCATTGTCATTTTCATCAATAACTCATAAACAGCAAGAGGGAGAGTCCTTTAGTCTAATGTCAACGTCCTAGTAGTATAGTAATAACACAAATAAACACCATGTGAATAGTATCCTCCTCTATCTGCTACTTAATTAGGCCAACAAAATAGCAACTCATAGCACATGCAGGTTTAAGGGTTTGTTCCACTTTATCTACTAATCACAGTTGAGATGCTGCATGTAGTGTTGTACAAAACTTAATTACGGGGCTAATCACTTAGCTTTGGCTTACATGTAACGGCAGCTAGCTAGATAGAAGCACAAGAAGctttttcttcttattattTGTTTAATCAAACAGATGAGCATTAACAAAATGAAAAGTTGTATAGTCCTTTTTTAAGTACATCATCAAGCTCTAAAGGATTAATGCACAATTTGACATATATTTGGGTGTAAGTGTGTAAATGAGTCCTATGTGACATTAGCCAATACGAAAACATCTGAAGACAGAAGActcttattttgaatttaggaGCTAATATTCTTTGAGGGCATTCACGCGCGTGATATCTAACCAGCGATCTGGTAGACAATGATGCATAATTTCAATCTTGTATACGTCCTCTTTGATTGTTTCATAGTCAAATCGTAAGGACTACTACATACGATATGTATAAACTAAGATTAGCATCATAGTGACATTTAGATCCTTCTTAAACAAATACATAGTGCACGGAGTTAAATAATCATCTATAGTGTACTGAATTTTGACTCTCTAGGTTCTACCGCGTAAATCTCGTTTACGAGTACCTACAAACTTATTGACGAGTTCCTCGCGTTCCCCGACTATCTTCATATTCTATTAGGCACCTTTTATCAAACTCCTTTTTTACTTCACTCTTTTTCTGAGTTTCTTCACTCTCAACTAACTCACTACAAACTCAATTAACTTTGACACCGATCTTTCTCTAATTTTGTAATGccatgttttttttaacagaaaatgaaattacaaagAGTCACCTCTAGGACGCCTAACATCAGAAGaatcaagaaaaaaagttaaatTGGCCTGACAAGGAATGTCGTTCCATCTAGTAGGAGACAATAAGGAGAGTCCTAGATTTGTACTTGCATCCGCAAGGAAGTTCACTTCTCTGTAAGTATGAGAGATCTTTATTTCTGTGATGCTTCTAATGAGAGCTTTAATATCTCTAATGATTGACTTGATCAACCAAAGAGGAGAGATGTCATTGGAGGAACAATTGGTAATAAGGGCAGAGTCACCTTCAATTTCAAGGGCTTGAATGTTGAGCTCAATTAC encodes:
- the LOC126787426 gene encoding triosephosphate isomerase, cytosolic-like, which translates into the protein NTQKKGRKFIVGGNWKCNGTTSDVKKIVTILNEAEVPSEDVVELLGSERWCFTGEISAEMLVNLGNPWVIIGHSERSQLLNESNEFVGDKVACALSQGLKLIACVGETLEQRESGSTVAVVAARTKAIVDKVSNCENIVLAYEPVWAIGTGKVATSEQAQKVHFELRKWLKDNVSAEVAASARVIYGGYVLEQIAKNWQHNQTWMGFWLAELPLSRSSLTLSSPPQ